Proteins co-encoded in one Nonlabens agnitus genomic window:
- the msrA gene encoding peptide-methionine (S)-S-oxide reductase MsrA, whose amino-acid sequence MKLISLILLMFAANSCNQKDKDMEQTEAAMNSEPIEVAATQEGMEKAYFASGCFWCVEEIYESVNGVSEAISGYSGGTTENPTYEQSNTGTTGHAEANEIIYDPKVVSFETLVDVYFASQNIEQVNGQGPDRGSQYRSIIFYQNDEQKQIIASKIKELEDAGYEVAAEVKPFEKFWVAEDYHQDYAENHPTNGYIQNVSIPRWRRFAAAMPNVIKEGVSH is encoded by the coding sequence ATGAAACTAATAAGCTTAATACTGTTGATGTTTGCAGCAAACAGCTGTAACCAAAAAGATAAGGACATGGAGCAAACAGAGGCTGCCATGAATTCAGAACCTATTGAAGTAGCCGCAACGCAAGAAGGAATGGAAAAAGCGTATTTCGCTAGTGGATGTTTCTGGTGTGTAGAAGAAATCTATGAAAGTGTCAATGGTGTGAGCGAGGCCATTTCTGGTTACAGTGGTGGCACGACTGAAAACCCTACCTACGAACAGTCAAACACCGGTACCACAGGTCACGCTGAAGCTAATGAGATTATTTACGATCCTAAAGTTGTAAGCTTTGAAACCCTAGTAGATGTTTACTTTGCCTCTCAAAATATTGAACAGGTAAACGGTCAAGGTCCCGATCGTGGGTCACAGTACCGCAGTATCATTTTCTATCAAAATGATGAGCAAAAACAAATCATCGCCTCAAAAATCAAGGAGCTGGAAGATGCTGGTTATGAAGTGGCTGCAGAGGTCAAGCCCTTTGAAAAATTCTGGGTTGCTGAGGATTATCATCAAGACTATGCAGAAAATCACCCAACGAACGGATATATACAAAACGTATCTATTCCAAGATGGAGACGTTTTGCCGCAGCAATGCCCAACGTTATTAAGGAAGGTGTAAGCCATTAG